A region of the Corynebacterium falsenii genome:
CTCGACGCACTGCTGGACCAGGCCAGCCTGTTCCCCAGCAACGAGGAGGTCGAACTATCGTGGCGGATCCTCGATCCGATCCTCGAGCACTGGGCACTGCACGGTCGCCCCGAGGACTACCCCGCCGGAACATGGGGCCCCGCCGGTGCCGACAAGATGCTTGAGCGTTCGGGACGCGTGTGGCGTCGACCATAGATCGTCCCTAGATCGACCACAGATGTTGCCCACAGCGACATTGACAGCAGCGATGATGACAGCATCGACAACTGAGGAGCACCCGCCACAATGATTATCGACCTACCGAACACCAGCACCCACATCATTAGCCAAAAACTCAGCGCCCTACGCGAGGAGCGCGGCGAGGTGGCCACCGGCCGCGTGCTCACGCTCATTGTCGTGGCATCCAGCGAGGACGACCTGCCCCGCATCATCGACGCCACGCACGAGGCCTCGCGCGAGCACCCCGCGCGCGTGCTCATCCTCGTCAACCACCGCAAGTCCGACGAGGTGCACCTCGACGCGGAGATCCGTCTCGGTGGCGACGCGGGTGCGTCCGAGATCATCGTGATGCACAACCACGGCGAGCTGGTGGCTCATCGCGCCTCGGTGGTTACTCCCCTGCTGCTGCCCGACACACCCATCGTGGCCTGGTGGCCGACGAACGGACCCCGCAACCCCGCGGCCGATGCTATTGGCATGCTCGCGACCCGCCGCATCACGGATTCTTTGCACGACGACGATACGGACGCCCTGTTCCGGCGGCGGATGACATACACCCGCGGCGACTCTGACATGGCGTGGAGCCGGATCACCCTGTGGCGCGGCCTGCTCGCATCATCCCTCGATCAGCCGCCCTACGAACCCATCGATTCCGTAGAGCTGACAGGCCCCGCTGATGATCCCTCGACGGATATCGCCGCGGGGTGGCTCGCGGAGAAGCTCCAGGTTCCGGTGACCAGGCACAACAGCGGAACAGATGCCATCCCCCGCGACGATAAGGGCAACAAAACAATTTCTATCGAAAAGGCTGTTCTGCACCGCGAATCAGCTACGGTTGAGGTGACCGTTGTCGACTCCGAGACGGTGTCGATGAAGGTCGGAGACAAAGAGTCGCTGGTGACGCTCGGGCGCCGCCCACTGGCCGACTGCCTCGCCGAGGAGCTGCGGCACCTCGACCCCGACTACGCGTTCGGGCATGCGTTGCGAGGACTAGTCCGAGTCAACCGACCCGAGCGCACTAACCGGCTGCCGAACTACCGTGGCGCATCGATCCCGGATGAGGCTCCCGACCGGTGGAGTGCATCCGTCGCCGATGACCACTTTGCTGAGCAGGAGTCCCGCCGATGAAAAACCCACCGCGCACCACCGAACCGACGATTAACCCCGATTCAGGCGTGGAACTTCGTGTTCGAGCATCGCAGGCAGCATTGGCCTCCTCAGTGGCCCGCGAATTCGTCTCTACCGTGGCCGCGTTGCAGCGCTCCGGCGATACCGTGACCGATGACGGCATGGTGCGAGTAGTTCTCACCGGCGGTGGCGCAGGCATTGCCACGCTGGCGGAGATCGCTGCGCTGGATCACGCCTCGCGCCAGACTGCGGAAGACTTCCCCATCGCATCCATCGATTGGTCGCGCGTGTACCTATTCTTCGGCGACGAGAGGTTCGTGCCCGCCGGGGATCCCGAGCGCAATGACAAGCAGGCGCATGATGCG
Encoded here:
- a CDS encoding glucose-6-phosphate dehydrogenase assembly protein OpcA, giving the protein MIIDLPNTSTHIISQKLSALREERGEVATGRVLTLIVVASSEDDLPRIIDATHEASREHPARVLILVNHRKSDEVHLDAEIRLGGDAGASEIIVMHNHGELVAHRASVVTPLLLPDTPIVAWWPTNGPRNPAADAIGMLATRRITDSLHDDDTDALFRRRMTYTRGDSDMAWSRITLWRGLLASSLDQPPYEPIDSVELTGPADDPSTDIAAGWLAEKLQVPVTRHNSGTDAIPRDDKGNKTISIEKAVLHRESATVEVTVVDSETVSMKVGDKESLVTLGRRPLADCLAEELRHLDPDYAFGHALRGLVRVNRPERTNRLPNYRGASIPDEAPDRWSASVADDHFAEQESRR